A single region of the Vicia villosa cultivar HV-30 ecotype Madison, WI linkage group LG4, Vvil1.0, whole genome shotgun sequence genome encodes:
- the LOC131595901 gene encoding myosin-2A-like isoform X2, with protein sequence MTKLAYLHEPGVLSNLRSRYEINEIYTYTRNILIAVNPFIKLPHLYDSHMMAQYRGAAFGELSPHPFAVADAAYRLMINDGISPSILVSGEIVKVVLVKQKVLSYSCDILLTWEGERLLLKILPEDIDWEGFNQIPSTVEQNGQDCDNDNAVILPRGKSAQVQIALMLTSIGIPSQRFLFAVLVITRQ encoded by the exons ATGACAAAGCTTGCGTACCTGCACGAACCCGGAGTCCTAAGTAATCTGAGATCAAGATACGAAATCAATGAAATTTAT ACTTACACTAGGAATATATTGATTGCTGTGAACCCGTTCATAAAGCTTCCTCATTTATATGATAGCCATATGATGGCGCAATACAGAGGAGCAGCATTTGGTGAGTTAAGTCCACATCCCTTCGCTGTTGCCGATGCAGCATATAG GCTCATGATAAATGATGGAATCAGCCCGTCAATATTGGTGAGTGGTGAAATCGTGAAAGTGGTGCTGGTAAAACAGAAAGTATTAAGTTACTCATGCGATATCTTGCTTACATGGGAGGGAGAGCGGCTGTTGCTGAAG ATCCTACCGGAGGATATAGACTGGGAAGGGTTTAATCAGATACCAAGTACTGTCGAACAAAATGGACAAGACTGCGACAATGATAATGCAG TTATCCTCCCCCGAGGGAAAAGTGCGCAGGTCCAAATTGCACTAATGCTTACTAGTATCGGGATTCCAAGTCAAAGGTTCCTCTTTGCAGTCTTGGTTATTACAAGGCAATAG
- the LOC131595901 gene encoding myosin-2A-like isoform X1 yields the protein MTKLAYLHEPGVLSNLRSRYEINEIYTYTRNILIAVNPFIKLPHLYDSHMMAQYRGAAFGELSPHPFAVADAAYRLMINDGISPSILVSGEIVKVVLVKQKVLSYSCDILLTWEGERLLLKILPEDIDWEGFNQIPSTVEQNGQDCDNDNAEEKDQQAHDNEHSSLLDTSDGNNEKVKKSVKKITMCNQTQMKQ from the exons ATGACAAAGCTTGCGTACCTGCACGAACCCGGAGTCCTAAGTAATCTGAGATCAAGATACGAAATCAATGAAATTTAT ACTTACACTAGGAATATATTGATTGCTGTGAACCCGTTCATAAAGCTTCCTCATTTATATGATAGCCATATGATGGCGCAATACAGAGGAGCAGCATTTGGTGAGTTAAGTCCACATCCCTTCGCTGTTGCCGATGCAGCATATAG GCTCATGATAAATGATGGAATCAGCCCGTCAATATTGGTGAGTGGTGAAATCGTGAAAGTGGTGCTGGTAAAACAGAAAGTATTAAGTTACTCATGCGATATCTTGCTTACATGGGAGGGAGAGCGGCTGTTGCTGAAG ATCCTACCGGAGGATATAGACTGGGAAGGGTTTAATCAGATACCAAGTACTGTCGAACAAAATGGACAAGACTGCGACAATGATAATGCAG AAGAAAAAGATCAGCAGGCACATGATAATGAACATTCAAGCCTTTTGGATACATCTGATGGAAACAATG AAAAGGTGAAGAAGTCTGTAAAAAAGATTACAATGTGTAATCAAACTCAAATGAAGCAGTAG